The following coding sequences lie in one Spinacia oleracea cultivar Varoflay chromosome 1, BTI_SOV_V1, whole genome shotgun sequence genomic window:
- the LOC110799525 gene encoding uncharacterized protein, protein MPGDQQTEPATNPNSAYYLSNNDLNAPKLVNIVFEGKCFNDWKRSMIIALSARNKLCFVDGSLNQPAANSPNFRIWNRCNDLVISWILASLEPSIGRSVLYLRTAREIWLDLEEIFCQSSGPQLYTIQQQLNDLNQEENEEISSFFTKIKLLWDQLDGLDPIPACVCTGCSCTLTLKLLKIQQN, encoded by the coding sequence ATGCCTGGAGATCAACAAACTGAACCTGCTACAAATCCAAATTCAGCCTATTACTTGAGCAACAATGATTTGAATGCTCCCAAATTGGTTAATATAGTGTTTGAAGGTAAATGTTTCAATGATTGGAAACGTTCGATGATAATAGCTTTATCAGCAAGAAACAAGCTGTGTTTTGTTGATGGTAGCTTAAATCAGCCAGCTGCAAACTCTCCTAATTTCAGAATATGGAATAGATGcaatgatttggtcatttcctGGATTTTAGCTTCTTTAGAACCTTCAATTGGCAGAAGTGTTTTGTATCTCAGAACTGCAAGGGAGATATGGCTTGATCTGGAAGAAATATTCTGTCAATCTTCTGGTCCACAGTTATATACCATACAACAGCAATTGAATGATCTTAATCAGGAAGAAAATGAGGAGATCTCAAGTTTTTTCACTAAAATTAAGCTATTATGGGATCAGCTTGATGGATTAGATCCTATACCAGCCTGTGTATGCACTGGATGTAGTTGCACACTCACCTTGAAATTGCTGAAAATACAGCAGAACTAG